In Rubrivirga marina, the following are encoded in one genomic region:
- a CDS encoding PAAR-like protein — translation MPGSLLHQGATVLCLHGGQAQATTPSPRVKVGGQPVVTQAAPHTVAGCPFTTPGGTPMPCVTAQWITGATRVLAGGQPVLLQDSQAVCAPNGTGVNIVMTQVRVKGQ, via the coding sequence ATGCCCGGCTCCCTCCTCCATCAAGGCGCGACGGTCCTCTGCCTCCACGGCGGGCAGGCGCAGGCGACGACACCGAGCCCGCGCGTCAAGGTCGGGGGGCAGCCGGTCGTGACGCAGGCGGCGCCTCACACCGTCGCGGGGTGCCCGTTCACGACGCCTGGCGGCACGCCCATGCCGTGCGTGACGGCGCAGTGGATCACGGGCGCCACGCGCGTGCTCGCGGGCGGCCAGCCGGTGCTCCTCCAGGACAGCCAGGCCGTCTGCGCGCCCAACGGGACGGGCGTCAACATCGTCATGACCCAGGTCCGGGTGAAGGGCCAGTAA
- a CDS encoding phage baseplate assembly protein V, translating into MSAPFYGKYRGVVSDVHDPLQLGRVRATVPDVLGDQESGWALPCAPFGGDQVGFFALPAVGAGVWIEFEHGDPDRPIWSGCWWGSAAEVPPVLLAPPYQKLMIVTAGGQTVTLDDTPGVGGITLETSAGQKLVLSATGVEIDNGMGATISMTGPQVSINNGALDVI; encoded by the coding sequence ATGAGCGCCCCCTTCTACGGCAAGTATCGGGGCGTCGTCTCCGACGTCCACGACCCGCTCCAGCTCGGGCGCGTCCGCGCGACCGTGCCCGACGTGCTCGGCGACCAGGAGAGCGGGTGGGCCCTGCCGTGCGCGCCGTTCGGCGGCGACCAGGTCGGCTTCTTCGCGCTCCCGGCGGTGGGCGCTGGCGTGTGGATCGAGTTCGAGCACGGCGACCCCGACCGGCCCATCTGGTCGGGCTGCTGGTGGGGCTCGGCCGCCGAGGTCCCGCCGGTCCTCCTCGCCCCGCCCTACCAGAAGCTCATGATCGTGACGGCGGGCGGGCAGACGGTCACGCTCGACGACACGCCCGGCGTCGGCGGGATCACGCTCGAGACGTCGGCCGGGCAGAAGCTCGTGCTCAGCGCGACGGGCGTGGAGATCGACAACGGGATGGGCGCGACGATCAGCATGACGGGCCCGCAGGTCTCCATCAACAACGGCGCGCTCGACGTGATCTGA
- a CDS encoding phage late control D family protein gives MLDGLLGARLALLAGATVPLPVGPEAMRAFSQAEVVLDADGEDGFQLTFTLAKGPLLDYTLLQSGPFAPFNRVIVAVVFGVAPEVLIDGVVTHHEVVPSSEPGQSTLRVKGKSVVQMMDLKEKSESYPNQPDWLVVTQILASYAQVGLVPAVTPTTDVPIEVERITRQAETDLAFVRRLAQRNGYVFYVEPTPVPGVNTAYWGPETRLGLPQRALTVDMGDATNVTSLQFTADALAPVGTESVVVEPFLKLSIPIPSLPSLKVPPLAASPLPARRTQILRETASQNPAEAMTSAVAATTRAPDPVTGTGELDAARYGGALRARRLVGVRGAGLSYDGFYYVRRVSHTVTPGTYRQSFRISREGTGTLTPFVVP, from the coding sequence ATGCTCGACGGCCTCCTCGGCGCCCGCCTCGCGCTCCTCGCCGGAGCGACGGTCCCGCTCCCGGTGGGGCCCGAGGCCATGCGGGCCTTCTCGCAGGCCGAGGTGGTCCTGGACGCCGACGGCGAGGACGGCTTCCAGCTCACGTTCACGCTCGCCAAGGGACCGCTCCTCGACTACACCCTCCTCCAGAGTGGCCCGTTCGCCCCGTTCAACCGGGTGATCGTGGCGGTCGTGTTCGGCGTCGCGCCCGAGGTCTTGATCGACGGCGTCGTGACGCACCACGAGGTCGTGCCGAGCAGCGAGCCGGGCCAGTCGACGCTCCGCGTGAAAGGGAAGAGCGTGGTCCAGATGATGGACCTCAAGGAGAAGAGCGAGTCGTACCCCAACCAGCCCGACTGGCTCGTCGTGACGCAGATCCTGGCCTCGTACGCCCAGGTCGGCCTGGTCCCGGCCGTCACGCCGACGACCGACGTGCCGATCGAGGTCGAGCGGATCACGCGGCAAGCCGAGACCGACCTCGCGTTCGTCCGGCGGCTGGCCCAGCGGAACGGCTACGTGTTCTACGTCGAGCCCACGCCCGTGCCGGGCGTCAACACGGCCTACTGGGGCCCGGAGACCCGCCTCGGGCTCCCGCAGCGCGCGCTCACGGTCGACATGGGCGACGCGACGAACGTGACGTCGCTCCAGTTCACGGCCGACGCCCTCGCGCCGGTCGGGACCGAGAGCGTCGTGGTCGAGCCGTTCCTCAAGCTCTCGATCCCGATCCCGTCGCTCCCGTCGCTGAAGGTCCCGCCGCTGGCGGCGTCGCCCCTCCCCGCGCGGCGGACGCAGATCCTGCGCGAGACGGCGAGCCAGAACCCGGCGGAGGCCATGACCTCGGCGGTCGCGGCCACGACGCGGGCGCCGGACCCCGTGACGGGCACGGGCGAGCTCGACGCGGCCCGCTACGGCGGCGCGCTCCGGGCGCGGCGGCTCGTGGGCGTGCGCGGGGCTGGCCTCAGCTATGACGGCTTCTACTACGTCCGCCGCGTCTCGCACACGGTCACCCCCGGTACCTACCGCCAGTCGTTCCGCATCAGCCGGGAGGGCACCGGCACCCTCACGCCCTTCGTCGTCCCATGA
- a CDS encoding ATP-binding protein yields MSAAAPTSWHEANQRHLGAALDEVRAALDRAAGLDADSADEPTEAVDFAAFGAPAALEQVVRAFGLSPFERAVLLLCAGMELTAAFAEACARAGSDRPTFGLALASLPEAHWSALAPTAPLRRWRLLEVGSGERLVDSPLRLDERLLHHLNGVQHLDENLLGFVYPEAGGELVPSHEAVAEAVADVWARNREPALPAIQLNGVEPSGKRDVAAAACARLGLGLFRMPASVIPGGAAEFDALVQLWTRESALSGAALLLDADEVAPSDTAMTLVRRLVDEAGGPLILASRERTRTARRPTVAFDVGRPTRPEQRALWTAALGEHAATLNGHVGRVTDQFDLSGPSIRAASLRALDARRPAADALWDACRVQARQELDGLARSVEPRATWDDLVLPEPQLRTLRAIEAHVRHRLRVHEDWGFGARSDRGLGITALFSGHSGTGKTLAAEVLANVLGLDLYHIDLSAVVSKYIGETETNLRRVFDAAEAGGAVLLFDEADALFGKRSEVKDSHDRYANLEVSYLLQRMEAYRGLAVLTTNLKNAIDDAFERRLRFRVAFPFPDAPQRAAIWRRVFPAQTPTDGLDPDTLAGLNATGGTIRNVALHAAFLAAEADGPVRMAHVRQAARDVYAQLEKPLTDRELAGWS; encoded by the coding sequence GTGAGCGCCGCCGCCCCTACGTCCTGGCACGAGGCCAACCAGCGCCACCTCGGCGCCGCCCTCGACGAGGTCCGCGCCGCTCTCGACCGCGCGGCCGGGCTCGACGCCGACTCTGCCGACGAACCGACCGAGGCCGTCGACTTCGCCGCGTTCGGGGCCCCCGCGGCGCTGGAGCAGGTCGTCCGCGCGTTCGGGCTCTCGCCGTTCGAGCGGGCCGTGCTGCTCCTCTGCGCGGGCATGGAGCTGACGGCGGCGTTCGCGGAGGCGTGCGCGCGGGCGGGGAGCGACCGCCCGACGTTCGGGCTCGCGCTGGCGTCGCTGCCCGAGGCCCATTGGAGCGCGCTCGCACCGACGGCCCCGCTCCGCCGATGGCGCCTCCTCGAGGTCGGATCCGGCGAGCGCCTCGTCGACAGCCCGCTCCGCCTCGACGAGCGCCTGCTCCACCACCTCAACGGGGTCCAGCACCTCGACGAGAACCTCCTCGGGTTCGTCTACCCCGAGGCCGGGGGCGAGCTCGTCCCGTCGCACGAGGCCGTAGCGGAGGCCGTGGCCGACGTCTGGGCGAGGAACCGCGAGCCGGCTCTCCCCGCGATCCAGCTCAACGGAGTGGAACCGAGCGGAAAGCGCGACGTGGCCGCCGCGGCGTGCGCGCGCCTCGGGCTCGGGCTGTTCCGGATGCCGGCGAGCGTGATTCCCGGGGGCGCCGCCGAGTTCGACGCGCTCGTCCAGTTGTGGACGCGGGAGTCGGCCCTGAGCGGCGCCGCGCTCCTCCTCGACGCCGACGAGGTCGCGCCCTCCGACACCGCGATGACGCTGGTCCGCCGGTTGGTGGACGAGGCGGGCGGGCCGCTGATCCTGGCGTCGCGCGAGCGGACGCGCACCGCGCGGCGGCCGACGGTCGCCTTCGACGTCGGGCGCCCGACGCGGCCCGAGCAGCGGGCGCTCTGGACGGCCGCCCTCGGCGAGCACGCCGCGACGCTCAACGGGCACGTCGGCCGCGTGACGGACCAGTTCGACCTGAGCGGGCCGTCCATCCGGGCCGCGAGCCTCCGCGCGCTCGACGCGCGCCGCCCGGCCGCCGACGCGCTGTGGGACGCCTGCCGCGTCCAGGCCCGGCAGGAGCTCGACGGCCTCGCCCGCAGCGTCGAGCCCCGCGCGACCTGGGACGACCTTGTCCTGCCCGAGCCCCAACTCCGGACGCTCCGCGCCATCGAGGCCCACGTCCGCCACCGGCTCCGCGTGCACGAGGACTGGGGCTTCGGCGCGCGCTCGGATCGGGGGCTCGGCATCACGGCGCTCTTCAGCGGCCACAGCGGGACCGGCAAGACGCTCGCCGCCGAGGTCCTCGCCAACGTTCTCGGCCTCGACCTCTACCACATCGACCTCAGCGCCGTCGTCAGCAAGTACATCGGCGAGACGGAGACAAACCTCCGCCGCGTGTTCGACGCCGCCGAGGCGGGCGGAGCCGTCCTCCTCTTCGACGAGGCCGACGCGCTCTTCGGCAAGCGGAGCGAGGTCAAGGACAGCCACGACCGCTACGCCAACCTCGAGGTGAGCTACCTCCTCCAGCGGATGGAGGCCTACCGCGGGCTGGCCGTCCTCACGACGAACCTCAAGAACGCCATCGACGACGCCTTCGAGCGGCGGCTCCGCTTCCGCGTGGCGTTCCCGTTCCCCGACGCGCCGCAGCGGGCGGCCATCTGGCGCCGCGTGTTCCCGGCGCAGACGCCGACCGACGGCCTCGACCCCGACACGCTCGCCGGCCTCAACGCGACGGGCGGCACGATCCGCAACGTCGCGCTCCACGCCGCCTTCCTCGCCGCCGAGGCCGACGGGCCGGTCCGGATGGCGCACGTCCGCCAGGCCGCGCGCGACGTCTACGCCCAGCTCGAGAAGCCCCTCACCGACCGCGAGCTCGCGGGCTGGTCATGA
- a CDS encoding DUF4255 domain-containing protein, whose amino-acid sequence MSSALAIASVTAVIREVVRDAFVDHGVPVLLGSADVTAVAPDRIALGDTGDVGLNVYLYGTTPNPGWRNAGLPSRNRHGDRLTNAPLALDLHYLLTAYGRQDLQAEILLGYAMQRLHEVPVLERDTIRTILADASLLSGRLADSALADQVELVKLAPAPMSTEEISKLWSGFQVSYRPTAAYVASVVLIEADEPTRTPLPVLTRGPRDAVTGEERGVVAVTGLLPPFPALTTASLPDARLAAHLGDAIGLEGHHLDGTAHTVVLSHARLDAEHSLAPDVVAPSGVGVTIPGGAPADWPAGLYGVHVALTRDGREVSTNTLALTLAPVMDVGGITVTLAPGPDGPTATIEVPVEPHVWPAQEASLVVGSREVRAEARTAVADTLTFGMEDAATGTFPIRLRVDGAESALVDRTVSPPAFDPSQQVTIP is encoded by the coding sequence GTGAGCAGCGCCCTCGCCATCGCCTCGGTCACGGCCGTGATCCGCGAGGTCGTCCGCGACGCCTTCGTGGACCACGGGGTGCCCGTGCTCCTCGGCAGCGCCGACGTCACGGCCGTCGCGCCGGACCGGATCGCGCTCGGCGACACCGGCGACGTCGGGCTCAACGTCTACCTCTACGGGACCACGCCGAACCCCGGCTGGCGCAACGCCGGGCTGCCCTCGCGGAACAGGCACGGCGATCGGCTCACGAACGCACCGCTGGCGCTCGACCTCCACTACCTCCTGACGGCCTACGGCCGCCAGGACCTCCAGGCCGAGATCCTGCTCGGCTACGCGATGCAGCGGCTCCACGAGGTGCCCGTCCTCGAGCGCGACACGATCCGCACGATCCTCGCCGACGCGAGCCTCCTCTCCGGCCGGCTGGCGGACTCGGCCCTGGCCGATCAGGTCGAGCTCGTCAAGCTCGCGCCGGCGCCGATGAGCACCGAGGAGATCTCGAAGCTGTGGTCCGGCTTCCAGGTCAGCTACCGGCCGACGGCCGCCTACGTCGCCTCCGTCGTGCTCATCGAGGCCGACGAGCCGACGCGGACGCCGCTCCCAGTTCTAACGCGCGGCCCGCGCGACGCGGTGACGGGCGAGGAGCGGGGCGTCGTGGCCGTCACGGGCCTCCTCCCGCCGTTCCCCGCCCTCACCACCGCGTCGCTGCCCGACGCCCGGCTCGCCGCCCACCTCGGCGACGCCATCGGCCTGGAGGGCCACCACCTCGACGGCACCGCGCACACCGTCGTCCTGTCGCACGCCCGGCTCGACGCCGAGCATTCGCTCGCGCCCGACGTCGTCGCCCCGAGCGGGGTCGGGGTTACGATCCCCGGCGGTGCCCCCGCCGACTGGCCCGCCGGCCTCTACGGCGTCCACGTCGCGCTCACGCGCGACGGCCGGGAGGTCTCGACGAACACCCTCGCGCTCACGCTCGCGCCCGTCATGGACGTCGGCGGGATCACCGTCACGCTGGCCCCGGGCCCCGACGGGCCGACCGCGACGATCGAGGTGCCCGTCGAGCCGCACGTGTGGCCGGCGCAGGAGGCCTCGCTCGTCGTCGGGAGCCGCGAGGTGCGGGCGGAGGCGCGCACGGCCGTCGCCGACACGCTCACGTTCGGGATGGAGGACGCCGCGACGGGCACGTTCCCGATCCGCCTCCGCGTGGACGGGGCTGAGAGCGCGCTGGTCGACCGGACGGTCTCGCCGCCGGCCTTCGACCCGTCGCAGCAGGTCACGATCCCGTGA
- a CDS encoding phage tail protein — protein MAQFSTNPERFDPYKNFKFRVIMDGRYVAGVSKVGALKRTTKLVEHRDGADPSTTRKSPGRTEYDAISLERGKTHDEEFERWANKVWNYGAGLGAEVSLADFRKDLIIEVYNVAGQLVMAYKVYRCWVSEYQALSDLDANGEAVLIESIKLENEGWERDYDVVEPKEPSFVEP, from the coding sequence ATGGCCCAGTTCAGCACCAATCCCGAACGGTTCGACCCGTACAAGAACTTCAAATTCCGCGTCATCATGGACGGCCGCTACGTCGCCGGCGTGAGCAAGGTCGGCGCGCTGAAGCGGACGACCAAGCTCGTCGAGCACCGCGACGGCGCGGACCCCAGCACGACGCGGAAGTCGCCGGGCCGCACCGAGTACGACGCGATCTCGCTCGAGCGTGGGAAGACCCACGACGAGGAGTTCGAGCGGTGGGCCAACAAGGTCTGGAACTACGGGGCCGGCCTCGGCGCCGAGGTCTCGCTCGCCGACTTCCGCAAGGACCTCATCATCGAGGTCTACAACGTGGCCGGCCAACTCGTCATGGCCTACAAGGTCTACCGCTGCTGGGTCTCGGAGTACCAGGCGCTCTCGGACCTCGACGCCAACGGCGAGGCCGTCCTCATCGAGTCGATCAAGCTCGAGAACGAGGGCTGGGAGCGGGACTACGACGTGGTCGAGCCCAAGGAGCCGTCGTTCGTCGAGCCGTAG
- a CDS encoding phage tail sheath C-terminal domain-containing protein, with amino-acid sequence MPTAPTYPGVYIEEVPSGVRTITGVATSVAAFLGYFSRGPMDEAVRIFNFGDFERAFGGLRADSEAAYAVQQFFLNGGGQAYVVRTAAAVAAATATATLRDGATDLLALEAAAVGAYGNGVRAEVDYDGATTATRFNLHLTLADDPSTTEDYTDVTLAEARDAINNVATGSALVTATLPGGAGRPEAGTTMLAGGVDAGPAAAAIVLGNAADAPTGLLTLTAASEGAWGNALRALVDYNTADPATTFNLTVLEFGVVDGRTQAVATEVFRNLTFDPASARYVVDVVNGGSALVRAEAVGTPATTARPAHSGTLSGPVSLGTLSGGETLKVSADGGATTHEVAIAAGAPASVPALASDLQSRIRAADASLAAVTVRAIGSATTQQHLHVSAPGAAHVVSFSDVGADGDTLAGLLGLDDASRTNVQQYVLGAPTAAGAQVLPGSGAQQVGADGALPNAAALIGSEGDKSGMYALLDVDLFNLLCIPDTMRLADTDAAQVAAEATALAARERAFYILDAPQPAANPLDLPTEIEAWLDSNATLRHKNAALYYPRPAVADPLNDFRLREVASSGTMAGVYARTDATRGVWKAPAGTEAVLRGTQRLEYTLTDAENGVLNPLGINALRTFPVVGTVAWGARTLDGADQLASEWKYIPIRRLALFIEETLFRGTQWVVFEPNDETLWAQIRLNVGTFLHTLFRQGAFQGSSPNAAYFVKCDAEVNPQADIDRGIVNVVVGFAPLKPAEFVIVKIQQMAGQLEV; translated from the coding sequence ATGCCGACAGCTCCGACGTACCCCGGCGTCTATATCGAGGAAGTGCCCAGCGGGGTGCGCACGATTACCGGGGTCGCGACCTCCGTCGCCGCGTTCCTCGGCTACTTCTCGCGCGGCCCGATGGATGAGGCCGTCCGCATCTTCAACTTCGGCGATTTCGAGCGGGCCTTTGGCGGCCTCCGCGCCGACAGCGAGGCGGCCTACGCCGTCCAGCAGTTCTTCCTGAACGGGGGGGGGCAGGCCTACGTCGTCCGCACGGCCGCCGCCGTCGCCGCGGCCACCGCGACCGCCACCCTCCGCGACGGGGCCACCGACCTGCTGGCCCTCGAGGCGGCGGCCGTCGGCGCGTACGGGAACGGGGTCCGCGCCGAGGTCGACTACGACGGCGCCACGACGGCGACGCGGTTCAACCTCCACCTCACGCTGGCGGACGACCCGTCGACGACGGAGGACTACACCGACGTGACGCTGGCGGAAGCGAGGGACGCCATCAACAACGTCGCCACGGGGTCGGCCCTCGTGACGGCCACGCTCCCCGGCGGCGCCGGCCGGCCGGAGGCCGGCACCACGATGCTCGCCGGCGGCGTGGACGCGGGGCCCGCCGCGGCCGCCATCGTCCTGGGCAACGCCGCCGACGCCCCCACGGGGCTCCTCACGCTGACCGCCGCCAGCGAGGGCGCGTGGGGAAACGCTCTCCGCGCCCTCGTGGACTACAACACCGCCGACCCCGCGACGACCTTCAACCTCACAGTCCTCGAGTTTGGCGTGGTCGACGGGCGGACACAGGCGGTGGCGACCGAGGTGTTCCGCAACCTCACGTTCGACCCCGCGAGCGCGCGGTACGTCGTGGACGTGGTGAACGGGGGCTCGGCACTGGTGCGGGCCGAGGCCGTCGGGACCCCGGCCACGACGGCGCGGCCGGCCCACTCCGGCACGCTGAGCGGCCCGGTCAGCCTCGGCACGCTGAGCGGCGGGGAGACGCTGAAGGTCTCGGCCGATGGAGGGGCGACCACCCACGAGGTGGCGATCGCCGCCGGCGCCCCGGCGTCCGTCCCCGCGCTGGCCTCCGACCTCCAGTCGCGCATCCGCGCCGCCGACGCGTCGCTGGCGGCCGTGACCGTGCGCGCGATCGGGAGCGCCACCACCCAGCAGCACCTCCACGTGAGCGCCCCGGGGGCGGCCCACGTGGTCTCGTTCTCCGACGTCGGCGCCGACGGCGACACGCTGGCCGGCCTCCTCGGCCTCGACGACGCCTCCCGCACGAACGTCCAGCAGTACGTGCTCGGGGCGCCGACCGCGGCGGGCGCCCAGGTCCTCCCCGGCTCGGGGGCCCAGCAGGTCGGCGCCGACGGGGCCCTCCCGAACGCCGCCGCCCTGATCGGCTCCGAGGGCGACAAGTCGGGGATGTATGCGCTCCTCGACGTCGACCTCTTCAACCTCCTCTGCATCCCGGACACGATGCGGCTGGCCGACACCGACGCCGCCCAGGTCGCCGCCGAGGCGACGGCCCTCGCCGCCCGGGAGCGCGCCTTCTACATCCTCGACGCGCCCCAGCCCGCGGCCAACCCGCTCGACCTCCCGACGGAGATCGAGGCGTGGCTCGACAGCAACGCGACGCTCCGCCACAAGAACGCCGCGCTCTACTACCCGCGGCCCGCCGTCGCCGACCCGCTCAACGACTTCCGCCTCCGCGAGGTGGCTTCCTCTGGGACGATGGCCGGCGTCTACGCCCGGACCGACGCCACGCGCGGCGTCTGGAAGGCGCCAGCCGGCACCGAGGCCGTCCTCCGCGGGACGCAGCGGCTCGAGTACACGCTCACCGACGCCGAGAACGGCGTGCTCAACCCGCTCGGCATCAACGCCCTCCGGACGTTCCCCGTGGTGGGGACCGTCGCCTGGGGCGCGCGGACGCTCGACGGGGCCGACCAACTCGCCAGCGAGTGGAAGTACATCCCGATCCGCCGGCTCGCGCTGTTTATCGAGGAGACCCTGTTCCGTGGCACGCAGTGGGTCGTGTTCGAGCCCAACGACGAGACGCTCTGGGCCCAGATCCGGCTCAACGTGGGCACGTTCCTGCACACGCTGTTCCGCCAGGGCGCCTTCCAGGGGAGCTCGCCCAACGCGGCCTACTTCGTCAAGTGCGACGCCGAGGTCAACCCGCAGGCCGACATCGACCGCGGCATCGTGAACGTGGTCGTGGGCTTCGCCCCGCTCAAGCCCGCCGAGTTCGTCATCGTCAAGATCCAGCAGATGGCGGGCCAGCTCGAGGTCTGA
- a CDS encoding sialate O-acetylesterase: protein MRIVLLALVALTFATAAHAQLRLPLVLSDGAVLQRDRAIPVWGWASPNADVSVRLGDAGETAEADADGRWRVDLPAMPAGGPHALVVTSGGETAEADDLYVGDVWVLSGQSNMEWTVQDANDAAAEIAAATDPSIRHFKVPQSFAETPQDELVGGSWAVGSPETVGDFSAVGYFFARDLREAGVDVPIGLLHTSWGGSRIEPWMSPSMLGYGEGDVEAVWEAERQKEEAVRAQLMASLGGEIPTEDAGMDGGEPVWAAPDLDTSDWRTITVPGLWEEQGYPGLDGIAWYRTSFTLTPAEAAAGATLHLGMIDDGDVAWVNGVEVGRTPNAYNQERHYAVPASALRAGANTLVVRVEDFQGGGGIYGPAEGVALELADGTRRALAGAGWRFKVGVAQIGAGSQTNQVPMLLWNQMVAPLTVQPVAGVLWYQGESNANSVEDAAAYAGLFQSMIEGWRDAWGDDDLPFFWVQLANFMAAPTGPDDAGTWSTLRASQSAALDLDHTAEAVTYDVGDPDDIHPRDKQTVGHRLSLAARALVYGEDDLEYSGPRFEDLDVADGRAEVYFTHLGGGLSTRDGLPLGGFAIAGADGIWHWADAEIDGDRVLVWSDAVPDPVSVRYAWANNPEAATLTSAEGLPAAPFEAER from the coding sequence ATGCGCATCGTCCTCCTCGCCCTCGTGGCCTTGACCTTCGCCACGGCCGCCCACGCCCAGCTCCGCCTCCCGCTCGTCCTCTCCGACGGCGCCGTGCTCCAGCGCGACCGGGCGATCCCCGTCTGGGGCTGGGCCTCGCCCAACGCCGACGTCTCGGTCCGCCTCGGGGACGCTGGGGAGACCGCCGAGGCGGACGCGGACGGCCGCTGGCGCGTCGACCTCCCGGCGATGCCGGCCGGCGGGCCGCACGCGCTCGTCGTCACGTCGGGCGGCGAGACCGCCGAGGCCGACGACCTGTACGTCGGCGACGTGTGGGTGCTGTCGGGCCAGTCGAACATGGAGTGGACGGTCCAGGACGCCAACGACGCGGCGGCCGAGATCGCGGCGGCGACGGACCCGTCCATCCGCCACTTCAAGGTGCCGCAGTCGTTCGCCGAGACGCCGCAGGACGAGCTCGTGGGGGGGAGTTGGGCGGTGGGCTCGCCCGAGACCGTTGGCGACTTCTCGGCCGTCGGCTACTTCTTCGCGCGCGACCTCCGCGAGGCGGGCGTCGACGTGCCGATCGGGCTTCTCCACACGTCGTGGGGCGGCAGCCGGATCGAGCCGTGGATGAGCCCCTCCATGCTCGGCTACGGCGAGGGCGACGTCGAGGCGGTCTGGGAGGCCGAGCGACAGAAGGAGGAGGCCGTCCGCGCGCAGCTCATGGCGTCGCTCGGCGGCGAGATCCCGACGGAGGACGCCGGGATGGATGGCGGCGAGCCCGTCTGGGCCGCGCCCGACCTCGACACCTCCGACTGGCGGACGATCACCGTGCCGGGCCTGTGGGAGGAGCAGGGCTACCCCGGCCTCGACGGCATCGCGTGGTACCGCACCTCGTTCACCCTCACCCCGGCCGAGGCCGCCGCGGGCGCCACGCTCCACCTCGGCATGATCGACGACGGCGACGTCGCGTGGGTCAACGGCGTCGAAGTCGGCCGAACGCCGAACGCGTATAACCAGGAGCGGCACTACGCCGTCCCCGCCTCGGCGCTCCGGGCCGGCGCCAACACGCTCGTGGTCCGCGTCGAGGACTTCCAGGGCGGCGGCGGCATCTACGGGCCCGCCGAGGGAGTTGCGCTCGAGTTGGCCGACGGGACGCGCCGGGCGCTCGCCGGCGCCGGGTGGCGGTTCAAGGTCGGCGTCGCCCAGATCGGGGCGGGCAGCCAGACGAACCAGGTCCCGATGCTCCTGTGGAACCAGATGGTCGCGCCGCTGACGGTCCAGCCCGTCGCCGGCGTGCTGTGGTACCAGGGCGAGTCGAACGCGAACTCGGTCGAGGACGCCGCGGCCTACGCCGGCCTCTTCCAGTCGATGATCGAGGGCTGGCGCGACGCGTGGGGCGACGACGACCTCCCGTTCTTCTGGGTCCAGCTCGCCAACTTCATGGCGGCCCCGACCGGCCCCGACGACGCCGGCACGTGGTCCACGCTCCGGGCCAGCCAGAGCGCGGCGCTCGACCTCGACCACACGGCCGAGGCCGTGACCTACGACGTCGGCGACCCCGACGACATCCACCCGCGCGACAAGCAGACGGTCGGCCACCGGCTGTCGCTGGCGGCCCGCGCGCTGGTCTACGGTGAGGACGACCTCGAGTACTCCGGCCCGCGGTTCGAGGATCTCGACGTCGCCGACGGTCGCGCCGAGGTGTATTTCACCCACCTCGGCGGAGGGCTGAGCACCCGCGACGGCCTCCCGCTCGGCGGCTTCGCCATCGCCGGCGCCGACGGCATCTGGCACTGGGCCGATGCCGAGATCGACGGCGACCGGGTCCTCGTGTGGAGCGACGCCGTGCCGGACCCGGTTTCGGTCCGCTACGCCTGGGCCAACAACCCCGAGGCGGCCACGCTCACGAGCGCCGAGGGCCTCCCCGCGGCCCCGTTCGAGGCCGAGCGGTAA